CATCATCATCGTTTGCCTGTTTTTTCATTTTATCACCCCAATATACATTACAACCTAATAGTAAGACTATTAAGTGATTTACATGGGATACAAGTAAGAGGTGGATGTGCCTGTGCCGGTACTTATGGACATTATCTTTTAGAAGTTAGCTATGAAGAATCGAAAAAAATAACTGAAAAAATAAATCATGGCGATTTATCCGAAAAACCAGGTTGGGTTCGATTATCGTTACATCCCATTTTATTAGATAACGAAATGGATTTTATTATCGAAGCGATAAAAGACATTGTAAAAAACTATAATACCTATAAGAATAATTATCAATACCATTCGAAAACTAATGAATTTATATATACAGGACATCCATTTGAAAACGAGCATTATATTGATCAATGGTTTAAATTTTCTGAAAAATAACTTTTTAAGTTTGTTAATAACTTGTTTATAGTTTTTAATCAAAAAAATAAAAAATCATGTATTTTATAACTTATCTTTGCCATACTAACCAATTTAGTAATCCTTATGAATCAAATATCAACTATCCTCTTAGGATTACAATTACCCTCAAAAATTAATTTACAAGAAATAAGCGATATCATTTTTAATTTTAATCAAAATTTAGTTAACCAATCAATTGGCAAAATACTTAAAGCCACAATTCATAAAAAAATTCAAAGCGATAAAAATATTTTAGTTATAAATATAATGCCATGTAACAGCCCTACATTTGATCACATCTTACAAAATTTTACTAATTTGAAGTTTTTTAAACGTTACATTATTACTGAAATTCAAAACTTAAAAAAAGACAATATACCATTAGACACATTTATCGAATATATTGAAAAATCAAAATTAATTTTTTTCCCTATAAATAGCATTCCTCAATGCATTATTAAAGCTATCTATCAACATCTTTATGAAATTTCTGGAGATATAATTTGGTTCAATTATAAACCTATTCGCATCGATAAAGGTAAATATTATGCTCGTCAGCTTTATTGTGAATTAAATTTAGATTGTATTAAAACTCCAGATGGTTATAAAATCCCTAGCGATGCTATTATTCATGTAGAAGCCGATAATCTTTTACCTCAATATCATAATAAACAAATAATTCTTGCTGTAATAGAAGAACACGAAAACAAAAAAGTTAGCGAATTACTAACTCAAAATTATATTATCATCAATAACTAACTTATTTGCCAATACAAAAACGGCTAAATATTTCATTCAATACTTCTTGCGAAGGTATTTCTCCTATGACTTGCGACAAGTGCATATTTACCATTTTTAATTCTTCGGCTAATAAATCGGTTGCAATATTATTTATTATAGCCTCTTTAGCATTTTGAGCTGCTTGCAGAGCTAAAATTAAAGCATTATATTGACGCGCATTTGTAATAATATTTTCACTCCCAGTTACATGTAACGATTGAACAAAATCATACATTTCATCCATTAACAACTCTATATGAAGTTTAAATTTAGCAGAAATAGCAAATACTTTAGGAATTAACTGATTTATTTTTAATGTTAATTCACCTAATTCTGAAGCAGAAACTTTATCAATCTTATTCAAAACTACCAATAATTGTTGTCCTTGATGAAGTTGATTTTTCCAATAATCAATAGAAGATTTAATAACATCCCATTTATCATTGGCATTTACTAATAGTAAAAGTAATTTGGCTTCGGAAGCTTTTTTTATGGCTAACTCTACGCCAATTTGTTCTATTTCATCAGTAGTTTTTCTAATTCCCGCTGTATCTATAAAACGAAAAGTAACACCCTTATAAGTAAAAGAATCTTCAATAACATCACGAGTCGTTCCTGGAATAGACGAAACTATTGATCGCTCATCATTAAGCAACGCATTCATAAGAGTCGATTTACCCACATTTGTTTCGCCTACAATAGCAATTAAAACACCTTTTTTTATTGCATTTCCATAATCGAATGAAAGTGAAAGTTTATGAATTCGCTCAATAAAATTGTTTAATAAATTCAAAATTTTATCTCTGCTAGCAAATTCAACATCTTCTTCCGAAAAATCAAGTTCTAATTCAACTAACGATAATAACTGTAATAATTTTTCTTTTATCAATCGTATTTCGTTTCCAATACCCCCTCTCATTTGTTGCATAGCAATAGTATGCGAAAGACTATTACTCGAAGTAATTATATCATGAACCGCTTCGGCTTGCGTTAAATCCATTTTACCATTTAAGTAAGCTCGCAACGAAAATTCGCCAGGCTGAGCTAAACGAATGCCATTATTTTGTAAAACTTTCAATATCTCTTGTTGAATATACAAGGATCCATGTAAATATAACTCAACTAAATCTTCTCCAGTATAGGATTTAGGAGATCTAAACAAGGCTAATAGACCATCATCGAGTAATTTTTGATCATAATGTATTTCAATACGATACAATTGGCTTGTTTTACACTTATTTATATTAATTTCTGAATTTTTAAATACGATTATCTTCGATAACTTATCAATAATATTTGAACCACTAATACGAATAATTGCAATAGCAGATTGAACTCCACCAGTTGCTATTGCACAAATATCATCTGTTTGATACATCTTTTTTGCTACAAAGTTAAAAATAAGGAATGATATTTTTCTTTTTTAAAAAATAAAGATTTATTACTTTTGAACAGAATTTTAAATTATGAGTGTATTAGTCAATAAAAACTCACGTGTTATTGTTCAGGGATTTACTGGAACAGAAGGTAGTTTTCATGCATCGCAAATGATTGAATATGGGACCAATGTGGTTGGGGGGGTTACACCTGGCAAAGGAGGCACTTTACATCTAAATAGGCCTGTTTTCAATACGGTACACCAAGCAGTTAAAGCTACCGGAGCCGATGTTTCAGTTATTTTTGTACCCGCTCCTTATGCTGCTGATGCTATTTTAGAAGCTGCCGATGGCGGCATTAAAGTCATTGTTGCCATTACCGAAGGCATACCTACTCAAGACATGATTAAAGTTAAAGCATATCTTAAACACAAAGATTGCAGGCTTATTGGTCCCAATTGTCCGGGTATCATCACTCCGGGCGAAGCAAAAGTAGGAATTATGCCCGGTTTCATTCATCAAAAAGGAATCATTGGAATTATTAGCCGAAGTGGAACTCTTACATACGAAGCCGTTGACCAAGTCACCAAATTAGGCTTAGGTCAAAGCACATGTATAGGCATTGGTGGCGACCCTATAATTGGTACTACTACTTTAGAAGCTGTAAAGCTTTTAATGGCTGACGAAGAAACAAAAGGAATAATTGTTATAGGCGAAATTGGTGGTCAAATGGAAACCGAAGCCGCTTTATGGATAAAAGACCATAAAACTAAACCTGTTGTCGGTTTTATAGCTGGACAAACAGCTCCAAAAGGTAGAAGAATGGGACACGCAGGTGCCATTATTGGAGGGGCAGACGATACCGCTGCTGCAAAAATGAAAATTATGCAAGAATGCGGCATAGCTGTGGTTCAGTCGCCTGCTCATATCGGAATAACAATGAAAAATCAATTAATTAAATAAGAAATTTAATATGGGATTATTAACAGGAAAAGTTTTAGTTGTAACCGGTGCCTCCAGAGGCATTGGACGCTCCATTGCACTTAAAGCAGCTCAAAATGGAGCCGATGTTGCATTTAGCGACCTTAAAGTTGATGATAATTTATTATCGCTCGAAAAAGAATTAACCGCTTTGGGCGTAAAAGCAAAAGGTTATGCTTCAGATGCTTCTAAACACGAAGATTCACAAAAATTTATCGACGAAGTAATAAAAGATTTTGGTAAAATTGATGCATTGGTAAACAATGCCGGTATTACACGCGATGCGCTACTCATGCGAATGACTGAAGAACAATGGGACTTAGTAATAAATGTCAACCTAAAATCGGTATTCAACTTAACCAAGGCTGTTCAAAAATACATGCTCAAACAAAAATATGGTTCTATTATTAATATAAGTTCAGTTGTTGGTGTTGGAGGTAATGCAGGACAGGCAAACTATGCAGCTTCTAAAGCGGGCATTATTGGCTTCACCAAATCTATAGCTAAAGAACTAGGTAGTAGAAACATTCGTTGCAACGCTATTGCACCTGGATTTATTGAAACAGATATGACAAAAACCCTTCCTCAAGAAGTAGTTCAAGGATGGTATGATAAAATTCCATTGAAACGTGGTGGTACACCTGACGAAGTCGCCAATGTAGTTGTCTTTTTAGCAAGCGATTTATCTTCTTATATTTCAGGCCAATGCATTAACGTTTGTGGTGCTATGCAAACCTAATCATTACTAAACATCATTAAACTATTAAGCCTTGATGATTCATTCTCAAGGCTTTTTTATTAAACAAAGAAACTAATAAACAAATAAATATTTAAAATTGACACAAATGCCCCTATTAAAAGCAAAATTGTTTTCTGAAACATGGTATTTTTGAATTTTCCCATCACTTTTTCGGAAGAAGTTAAATAAACCTGTAAGAAAATAGTAAATGGTAATTGAACACTCAAAAGCATTTGCGACCAAATTAACCCTTGAAAAGGGTTTGAAATAAATAATATAATAAGAATAGCTAAAATATAGGATATTGCTACTCCTAATTTTGAATGATTATCTTTAATATCGTATGGTTCTTTATGCATTCCTGCAAAGATTATCCCACCAGCCATACCAGAAGTAATAGATGAAGCTATACCTGAAAATAAAAGTGCAACGGCAAATATGATGGAGGCGTGCTTACCCAATAAGGGAGTTAATAAGTGTTGAGCTTGCTGTAATTCAACAACAGGCGTATGCGAACTGTAAAAAACCGAAGCAGCTAAAATGACAATAGCAGAATTTATTGCCCAACCCACTATCATGGACAATAATGTATCGATAAACTCAAATTTCAATTGCTTTTTAATTACTTTTTCCTCTTTCAAATGCCACTGTCGGCTCTGAATAACTTCTGAATGTAGGTATAGGTTATGAGGCATAACTACAGCACCTAAAATACTCATAATAATAACAATTGAGCCATTGGGAAAATTTGGCACAACCCATCCGGTAGCAGCTTGCCCCCAATCAAC
This sequence is a window from Bacteroidales bacterium. Protein-coding genes within it:
- a CDS encoding Nramp family divalent metal transporter; translation: MFGFSKNIDKKGYRPVLGALDIFKYIGPGLLVTVGFIDPGNWASNLAAGASYGYTLLWVVTLSTIILIVLQHNVAHLGIVSGLCLSEAAAIYTKPKFARWLLSSAMLASVSTSLAEILGGAIALYMLIGIPIKIGSIMMMAFAMIMLYTNSYRLIERWIIAFVSIIGILFIYELTLIDVDWGQAATGWVVPNFPNGSIVIIMSILGAVVMPHNLYLHSEVIQSRQWHLKEEKVIKKQLKFEFIDTLLSMIVGWAINSAIVILAASVFYSSHTPVVELQQAQHLLTPLLGKHASIIFAVALLFSGIASSITSGMAGGIIFAGMHKEPYDIKDNHSKLGVAISYILAILIILFISNPFQGLIWSQMLLSVQLPFTIFLQVYLTSSEKVMGKFKNTMFQKTILLLIGAFVSILNIYLFISFFV
- the mnmE gene encoding tRNA uridine-5-carboxymethylaminomethyl(34) synthesis GTPase MnmE codes for the protein MYQTDDICAIATGGVQSAIAIIRISGSNIIDKLSKIIVFKNSEININKCKTSQLYRIEIHYDQKLLDDGLLALFRSPKSYTGEDLVELYLHGSLYIQQEILKVLQNNGIRLAQPGEFSLRAYLNGKMDLTQAEAVHDIITSSNSLSHTIAMQQMRGGIGNEIRLIKEKLLQLLSLVELELDFSEEDVEFASRDKILNLLNNFIERIHKLSLSFDYGNAIKKGVLIAIVGETNVGKSTLMNALLNDERSIVSSIPGTTRDVIEDSFTYKGVTFRFIDTAGIRKTTDEIEQIGVELAIKKASEAKLLLLLVNANDKWDVIKSSIDYWKNQLHQGQQLLVVLNKIDKVSASELGELTLKINQLIPKVFAISAKFKLHIELLMDEMYDFVQSLHVTGSENIITNARQYNALILALQAAQNAKEAIINNIATDLLAEELKMVNMHLSQVIGEIPSQEVLNEIFSRFCIGK
- the fabG gene encoding 3-oxoacyl-[acyl-carrier-protein] reductase, which encodes MGLLTGKVLVVTGASRGIGRSIALKAAQNGADVAFSDLKVDDNLLSLEKELTALGVKAKGYASDASKHEDSQKFIDEVIKDFGKIDALVNNAGITRDALLMRMTEEQWDLVINVNLKSVFNLTKAVQKYMLKQKYGSIINISSVVGVGGNAGQANYAASKAGIIGFTKSIAKELGSRNIRCNAIAPGFIETDMTKTLPQEVVQGWYDKIPLKRGGTPDEVANVVVFLASDLSSYISGQCINVCGAMQT
- the sucD gene encoding succinate--CoA ligase subunit alpha → MSVLVNKNSRVIVQGFTGTEGSFHASQMIEYGTNVVGGVTPGKGGTLHLNRPVFNTVHQAVKATGADVSVIFVPAPYAADAILEAADGGIKVIVAITEGIPTQDMIKVKAYLKHKDCRLIGPNCPGIITPGEAKVGIMPGFIHQKGIIGIISRSGTLTYEAVDQVTKLGLGQSTCIGIGGDPIIGTTTLEAVKLLMADEETKGIIVIGEIGGQMETEAALWIKDHKTKPVVGFIAGQTAPKGRRMGHAGAIIGGADDTAAAKMKIMQECGIAVVQSPAHIGITMKNQLIK